The following coding sequences are from one Microtus pennsylvanicus isolate mMicPen1 chromosome 1, mMicPen1.hap1, whole genome shotgun sequence window:
- the Nit2 gene encoding omega-amidase NIT2, whose protein sequence is MATFRLALIQLHVSAIKSDNVSRACSLVREAAKQGAKVVSLPECFNSPYGTNYFPEYAEKIPGESTQKLAEAAKENGIYLIGGSIPEEDAGKLYNTCAVFGPDGSLLVKHRKIHLFDIDVPGKITFQESKTLSPGDSLSTFDTPYCRVGLGICYDMRFAELAQIYAQRGCQLLVYPGAFNLTTGPAHWELLQRARAVDNQVYVATASPARDDKASYVAWGHSTVVDPWGQVLTKAGTEEMILYSDIDLKRVAEVRQQIPISKQKRADLYAVEAKKP, encoded by the exons ATGGCTA CTTTCCGATTGGCCCTCATCCAGCTTCATGTTTCTGCCATTAAATCAGATAACGTTTCCCGGGCTTGTAGCCTAGTACGGGAGGCAGCAAAACAAGGTGCCAAAGTAGTCTCCCTGCCG GAGTGCTTTAATTCTCCGTATGGAACAAACTACTTTCCTGAATACGCAGAGAAGATTCCTGGCGAGTCCACCCAGAAGCTTGCGGAAGCAGCAAAGGAGAATGGCATTTATCTCATCGGAG GCTCCATCCctgaagaggatgctgggaagctgTATAACACCTGTGCTGTGTTTGGGCCTGATGGGAGTTTATTGGTAAAGCACAGGAAG ATCCATCTGTTTGACATCGATGTTCCTGGGAAAATTACATTTCAAGAATCTAAAACATTGAGTCCTGGTGATAGTCTCTCCACATTTGATACTC CTTACTGCAGAGTGGGCCTGGGCATCTGCTACGATATGCGCTTTGCAGAGCTGGCACAGATCTACGCGCAGAGAG GCTGTCAGCTCTTGGTGTACCCTGGAGCATTCAATTTGACCACTGGACCAGCCCACTGGGAGTTGCTCCAGCGAGCCCG GGCTGTTGATAATCAGGTGTACGTGGCTACAGCCTCTCCTGCCCGGGATGACAAAGCCTCGTATGTGGCCTGGGGACACAGCACTGTTGTGGATCCTTG ggGACAGGTCCTAACCAAAGCTGGCACTGAGGAAATGATCCTGTACTCAGACATAG ACCTGAAGAGGGTGGCTGAAGTTCGGCAGCAAATCcccatttcaaaacagaaaagagcagacctttATGCAGTGGAGGCAAAGAAGCCCTGA